Part of the Sorghum bicolor cultivar BTx623 chromosome 1, Sorghum_bicolor_NCBIv3, whole genome shotgun sequence genome, tccttgcctaCCTACttgatgtgcatttggtgtagatgtgctagtgcttgatatagtccatgatcttgtaagatgattaatagctatgcaatgaacataaaagaatgacaaataactgtatgagatcttgtctgtacgtgatcacccgggataacagtgcaaccatgagggctattatggctctggctttagctcagtatgaggcccttttctagcttgttagcggttacccgaaagggcggaggggctgaaccgttttgggtatagcgtggcctctgtctgtatgagtataggctgcgagtcattgtgccatcggaaggggggctctatatctgcgcgcaaaggaaaccttgcggccctaacttgttagacgaacttttgaaaggcttcatagtgatccctgccgacctccctaggaagggggttaagagattagctacctcgggcgaaagggtaaatcatgactcatgggtaaagatgtacaacctctgcagagtgtaaaactggtatactagccgagctcacggtcaggagcggccttggggacatctacattaagatgatgagcttgttatgttgttatgttcatttgattattgtttatgctatgagttaattatgcttacacttgatcatgtgattaatggattatttatgcttccttgacaattgctcattaattatgaacatgctatccactattaaaagctaattgcagtcaaaccagtgtcagctatttgagcctcatgaacccctggttatacttgttgagtacgatatgtgctcactcttgcaatttcccaacacctcagggtatgataatgaagatgactggaatgaggattatcggtatgagtactaggtttggagtcaaccagtcaacagtgtccctgtgtggagcttccgtcgagagcgttgtttactttatgctatcatttttgtatgagactatgtgatattttatattccgctatgtaataaacactgcgatggtacatttgagatttgtctacttatgtgtgcgactgtttctggggcacatatgagtcttttatgcatcctattttgttcttaaaatatgggtgtgacacttCTTCAACAACGTGGACATAGGCAAATCTTGGTGGCGAGCTGAACCATGGGATAAATACTTTATCTCTTGTGGTCTTGCTTTGTTTTGTTCTATACATGTTCTCCGTTGTCTCTCTCCCTCAAGCTATTTCTAGGGTTGGTCCTGATCTATGAATTGGTAGCATTCCAAGGTCAAGGAAGTACTTGGATAGCTTCATCTTACCACTAGAAAGTGAGGTTGTAAGTTATTGGTCTCACAAAGTTCATTTTAGCACTTGTTGTTCATTTCCCGTAGGTGTCAGTAGTGATGATAGTTGCGTCAGCACTTCTGACAGTTGCTAATAAGTTGTTTTGAATTTTGTGTCAAATTTTTAGATAAGTCTATTCCCCCTCTAAGCAACATTAGGGTCTCTATCATTGTTGGATGCGAGTTGTTCTAACAAAAAATTAGCATGAGTCATGAATTTGTGTGTCACATATGAGATATGGAGGACATCTGGGAAGTTAAAAAAGCATGATAAAAAAAGGACCATGTGCAGTGCAGGGGTGTtttggaaataaaaaaaatgagttGGAGGAAACACTTCTAGATATAGTAGGACCAACTTTATTTCTAGGATGATATATAATGTCATAAAGTACAATGACAACTGATGTTAAGATTGATACCTTCACTCTGCTCAGATaaatctatatctctcaattgaATATACGCTTTTACTGCTATCTTTATGCCATCCTAGACCACAAATTAGAAAATGTATTAACATTTGAAATTAAAAAGAGTTAGACCAATAGAAAAATGAACTATGAGGATAACAACCAAAAGAGTTAAGAGTTTTATACCATGACTTTCACAATAGGTTTGTAGCCAAGTTCTTTGACAGCTTTGTCACAACTAAATGTTCGATTGAGTGTCATATACTTAATCCTAGCCCGTGTTAGCAATTGAGGCGTCGGCATTCCAAAATGATATAAAACCTTGTATGCTCCTTCTACCAAATAGCTTATAGGCTTAATAACATGTGTAGGTATCCTTATATTGAGTAGTCTGCAATAAATATTCAACTCCTAAGTATGAAAAATGCAATAACATATTAGCATTATAACTTTTGTTCTACAACACGTACTCTTAAgtacaaaaaaataataaaaatgagtTATTCATATGTAGGAGAATAAACAAAGATATAATTTATAtgtataatttaaaataaagaTAAATAGTTCCATATTAGAACCAGTGCCCATACATTTTACATTAAAAGTAAACTTAACAAAAATATTGCCTACAATTTTAATAAAGAATCTATGAACATGAAGTAAATATCATTGAATGCATAAACAAACAAATGTACtacaattataaattaattatttaGTAACATTGGATTAGTAGACAAAATAGAAAACTTGAATAATATCATAAGATGTTGCTATAGAAATCACAAAAATTTTGTAATATAAAGAAATTAATATTCATATTATGCTTCCATAGGCAAATAAAAACTAGCGGATATCAATTATATACATTCCATATGAGTAATAAAAATACAATGCATCATTATGTTCAAGCGTTGATGATGTAAATCCAAGCCTCCAGCAAGTAATTTGGGTTGTTTGTATTGCACAAATTTTCCTAGTACTATTATAGATAATATTTATACACTTTGTGTACCATAAAATTACTATAATTAAAGTTACCATTTGCCAAGGAGTATTTCTTGACTAAGATGTATAGTACAATATATATAGCTAGGAAAGGTACTCTAAATTGGGATGAAACAAatcaaatgaaataaatataggtCCACAAGGAAGAGCTCTTTTGCAAAATTTACTATAAAAATTGAGTGATAAGCACCGATCATTAGAAAGAGCACCTTTTGTATCCAAGCTCTTCTTGAACAGTGTATAGGAAGTCCCACATATTCATTGGCTCCATATTAGTTATAAAGTAGGCCTAAAAATTTTATATATGTCATGATATAATTTATACTTCAGCTATGAGTTTTTATTCAATAGTAAGAACATACTTTCCCTCCACTAGTTCTTGCACCATCCATAGTAGAAAGAGTCTTATCCGCACATATATGACCATGTACAACATTTTCAACATACACAAAATCATCATAATTCTTCCCATCACCAACGGTGATGAACTGCAATCATATCGCATTTGTTAGATTGACTTATAGAATATCAACTATCgtgttctttcatcatctccaaatttattaaacataattaacaatGTCAATGATGGGCATGCcaatcttaaattattttttcttTATCTGGTATTATTAGGCAGTGTCATGATTGGCCTTAATTCAAAAACATTGCCATACAGCAAACCATGAAGACAACTTGGAAATTTAGCGGGATCCCATAAGTTTTATTATAATTATGATAGAAAATAACTACATGTGAATTAAATATTATAATTTGCCACTTGCATATGTCATGTCTTTAGCTCATGCAATTACTTAGTTCTGTAAAACATAGCATAGAATTCCTCACATGTGTCCTTCCATAGCGATCCAAAGTTGGCATCACCAGGTCGCCTGGGCCAAATATGCTACCAGGACGTATGCAACAAGTCAGAAGGTCATTAGTGTCGTTGGCGTCCATGACTAACTTCTCCGCTTCTGCTTTTGTTTGTGCATATGCGTCGGGAAACTATCAATAGAAAGAAATTAAATTAAAGATAGGTAAACAACATATCCACTATAGACTATCTTCAAATATTTGTGAAGTAAAAAATATTCAAAGAAAAATAGTATAGGCCAGCATGCTAAAAAACCTCTACACGTCAGTTTTCACTTTCTCGTCATCTTGTGATTCATTGCTTGAAGAAGATAAATGCAATTTAGGTAGTAAAAAGATACATTAAGCGCTTGAATGTGACCATGTCTAATATTATAATATGTGTATATAAAGTTTTTCAAAAGATTTTGTCATACAACCTTATCTGGGTATGGCAATGATTCATTTACGTTAAATAGACCATGAATTCCGTCGAACACAACAGCACTAGAACTGGTGTGtataagcctcttcaccttgcaaATCTTGCAAGCATCAATGACATTC contains:
- the LOC8077071 gene encoding 3beta-hydroxysteroid-dehydrogenase/decarboxylase, giving the protein MGSQNDDGNGGRRRETRWCAVTGGRGFMARHLVAALLRSGEWRVRVTDLTPTIVLGPGETEEIFGDALRDGRAIYASADVCNLEQLIEVFEGVDVVFHTAAADPSKNNLQLHYKVNVIGTKNVIDACKICKVKRLIHTSSSAVVFDGIHGLFNVNESLPYPDKFPDAYAQTKAEAEKLVMDANDTNDLLTCCIRPGSIFGPGDLVMPTLDRYGRTHFITVGDGKNYDDFVYVENVVHGHICADKTLSTMDGARTSGGKAYFITNMEPMNMWDFLYTVQEELGYKRLLNIRIPTHVIKPISYLVEGAYKVLYHFGMPTPQLLTRARIKYMTLNRTFSCDKAVKELGYKPIVKVMDGIKIAVKAYIQLRDIDLSEQSEGTN